The following proteins are co-located in the Phocoena phocoena chromosome 1, mPhoPho1.1, whole genome shotgun sequence genome:
- the LOC136132445 gene encoding ubiquitin-ribosomal protein eL40 fusion protein-like, with amino-acid sequence MPVLPPHFPSVKQPNSRHREANEEAKQQIFVKTLTGKTITLEVKLSVTTKNVKAKIKDKKESTLHLVLHLQGGIIKSSLCQLSQKYNCNKMICCRCYAHLHTSAVNCHKKKCGQTNNLCPKKVRYILSTGSPFAHRVAPCLSPALEPQ; translated from the exons ATGCCAGTTCTGCCACCCCATTTTCCTTCAGTGAAGCAACCAAACAGCAGACACAGAGAAGCCAATGAAGAAGCCAAACAGCAGATCTTTGTGAAGACCCTGACGGGCAAGACCATCACTCTTGAGGTCAAACTCAGTGTCACCACTAAGAATGTCAAAGCCAAAATCAAAGACA AGAAAGAATCCACCCTACACTTGGTGCTTCACCTGCAGGGTGGTATCATCAAGTCTTCCCTCTGCCAGCTTTCCCAGAAGTACAACTGCAACAAAATGATCTGCTGCAGGTGTTATGCTCACCTGCACACCAGTGCTGTCAACTGCCACAAGAAGAAGTGTGGCCAAACCAACAACCTGTGCCCCAAGAAGGTCAGGTACATCCTCTCCACTGGCTCTCCTTTTGCCCACAGGGTTGCCCCCTGCCTAAGCCCTGCCCTGGAGCCTCagtaa